The DNA region TGCAGAAACAAAATGTACATTGATATCTACAGGCTTCAGagaaaagaggcaaggagggaggCCGAATGAACTTTTACAAACTTTTTATTTGGTTCACATGAAGTCAAATGGGAATGAAAGAACACACATGTTGTtctatttatataatatattaattttttatcATCAGATAAACAACAGATAAGGATTTTCCAATCTGCAACAAAAAGTGAATCTCAGGGGCCTGTAAAAGGGTCACAGATCACAGAATTAGCTGTGGTTGTTAAAATACCTTCAATGTGCTTCTCTGAGCCATTTAGAATAATAGGGCAGCACAATATGCGTACACACATCATGAGGTCAACATGTCATGTAATAGGCCTAATGTACACTATCTTTATGTACCCTAATGTATTGTCATGAACATGTCATCCTTGAACAATTAATTACACAAATTCAATGACAAAGTTTTATAAAGACCCTCAATGAAGATAAAGGAGGTcatgttattttgttttaagttaatgttgttgttgtttttttattggtAATGAAAATATATCGTATAAAGCGGTATATATTACTGGCAAATTgctcatactgtatatacagaaaCATAGTGTAGTATTTCTTTCTGATTAAAAAAGAAGAAAGCCAGAGAAAgagtagaaaaataataacatctGAGATTAAATCTGAGTGAATGTGATGCATCCTCTAACTAAGTAACATGTAGCATCATCACCTAGCTCAACCCCCATACACATTGACTTAGTTGCTGAGACATAGAGACACTGATTACACTGGTTCATGGACCCCCTGACGGACAGTTGGCCTGACCAATCTGTCTTCAACTCTCATTAAATTGCACTGGCATGAATACTCAGCATACACTACATTACTGTCTGGTCCACTCAGCATACCTGCTCCCCAATCCTCACTCCCAgagccctgagtttctcctgacCCACCTgaactgaccaggaaaaactccaggccttCATTATTAAAGGATATACACTTCACAGAGCTCAAAAGGTAAGAAATACAGTTAAgggcttacttggtacatctatTTCATCATGCCCATCTAGTGTGGTGGTTGacaggaaaacatttttttttttttaaacagctgatGTTGCCAATAATTTTGCAGATTTATTTACaaagaaaatacagtatatttactgAGCGATAATGTAAACACccattcttccaaacaagctattgtccaatggattgatgatcatattatgagcaaaAAAAACTGATATTTTAGTCTCCAAATGGTGTCAGTAgaggaggtgttaaacctatAGAAGTCATTACCCGATGGTAAATCTACAGGGTATGATCTTATGGACAATATTTTACTTCGCTatgctgctccccagattgcagctccaatgaaatacatatttaattggtcactggaaaaggggatttacaaatgtatggaagcatgctaAACTGTCCAATCCCAAAAgacagcaaaaaaaaacattactccTGCCAATAATCGACCAAATAGTCTACTCCCTTCACTCAGTcagatattggagggtattgtgagtagacgaATATAGGAGTACATGGGaaagaatgatctgattacaaccaatcagcatgcttatcgcaaaaaGCATTCCAttaccactgcattggttgacatgactgaccagtggcttAATGCTATGGATAATGACATGTTTGTGGATGtactatttttttaattttagtgcagcatttgatttagtggatcatgaaataattttgacaacATGATTGCATTATGCGTTTAAGGAGGCAGCATTGagttgggtacagtcatatcaaacagacaggaaacagtccaccttaTCAATGGGTCATTTTCTTTCCCTCCTgctttaaactgtggaataccgcaaggcagctgccttgggccacttctttacataatatataccaacgaccttccttatgccttatctgaaactcaagatactatatttgcagatgattctacaatttatacagcaagacaatcggttcaatAGGTACAGCAAGCTCTACAAGTAGATCTGGGAAATATCAGGGAGTGAGTTTGCCGGAAGAAATTAGTTTTGAACACCAAGAAAACCAgggttatgttggtctgttccaccagGAAAAGGCCAACACAGCATAGGATACAATTAGGTATGTGGGAAGTACACATtgaggaagtggcagaaaccaaactactaggagtgcagctagacaactgcttatcatggtcgtctcaaattactcatctatgtaaaaaaaaaaaaaaaaaaaatgcatgcattttcagaaggatagctaaatatttcccgggaaagattcttaagcaaacaacccaagcattaattgggagtcaggtgaactactgttctgtggtctggagAACTGCATCAGAAAGTTAAATTAGGAGGCTACAgattgcacagaacaaagcagcaaggattgttttaaggtggagatatggttcttctgttgtagtcatgctcaatactcttggttggtcatcgatcaacaagataattgaaaaaaacatatgaATATTATTCAATCATAAAGTATCTGTTATTTAAGCataaacagtggtggaaaaagtactcaattgtcatacttgagtaaaagtaaagatgccttaatagaaaatgactcaaagaaaagtgaaagtcacctagtaaaatattacttgagtaaaagtctaaaagtatttataTTAAACAATCCAGATGGcacatttttcttgtttttttattgacagatagccaggggcacactccaatactcagacatcatttacaaacgaagcatttgtgtttagtgagtcggccagatcagagccagtagggatgaccagagatgttctctagataagtgtgtgaattgggccattttcctgtcaaaatgtaacaagtacttttgggtgtcagggaaaatgtatggagtaaaaagtacattattttctttaggaatgtagtgaagtaaaagtaaaagttggcaaaaaatataaagagtaaagtaaaatacagatacccccaaaaaactatttaagtagtacattaaagtatttttacttaagtactttacaccactgcaaactctattcacaacagaattcagttggtaagagacagacattcagtaaatactagtgtcacgttcctgacctgttttcctttttcttgtatttatttagttggtcagggcgtgagttgggtgcgtttgtctatgtggtattttctatgttgggatgtttgtgtccagccgggtatgattctcaatcagagacagctgtcaatcgttgtccctgattgagaatcatacttaggcagcctgggtttcacttgttgttttgtgggtgtttgtcttccgtgtagttgttgtgccacacgggactgtttgtcagttttctatttgttattttgtttctttatagtgttcagttcgatgctaataaattatggacactaaccactccgcgtattggtccgatccttctcgcctctcctcgtccgaggaggaggaattagaaagccgttacaactagaaatagattgtccaccatctatctatgtgttatccagaaagaaaagagaaatgggcaaaataacatttcgatttagagcaataaagaaattgaatcatttatctgagcaaaccagaaacgtTCAACATATAGATTCAAACAATACTTTAGAACCATTTAAATACAATAAATTGGAAGGTTGTGCGGGACTATGGTAGATGAAGGAATCAATCTATCTTTTCAGACTGTTAAgagtatttatctggtcaatatgtcagTGTGTTATGTCTGTAAcagtgtattatactgtatgtgaaaatatgatcttattataaattgtattttaatgtttaaggactcttggtagattagtccaaatgaggactaaaagagatcctaataaaatcaaaCATGGttagaaaaaagaaaataaaaaacaaacacctgtccaacacaagcgtttcgctacaatgtgtatgtgaccaatacaattttatttgattttgatctcCCCGTCATctttacacctcctcctcctgagTGCGCCTCCTATGGTGCAGCTGCAGTTCCCCTCCTGGTCAGCTGCGGGTAGCAATGAGCTGGTAGCGGCGTGGCACATTAGCGAAGCTGCTGAACTCTGGGCTTATGTTAATGTTGTCAGGTCCTCCAGGGCAGGAGAAGGAGAAACGCTGCAGCAGAGATACAAGCAACAAAGATCTCCATACAAGCCAGGGACTCCCCCACACAGGCACGCTTACCTGCAGAGAAGGCCAAGAAGGCGGGGTTCTTCTGGAAGTTTCCGTTCTGATCCAGAAAATGATCAGGGTTGAAGGTTGTGGGTGTGGCCCAGTGGTCCTGGTCTCTTAGAACAGAGTGAACCATGGGAATTATCACGGTGCCTTGAGGGATATTGTACCCTCTGAATGAGATATTCTTGGTGGCGTAGTGCGGGATGTTGAACGGGACGATGTCCAGGAAGCGCTGCACCTCATGGATGACAGCGTCTGTGAAGGGAAGGGACTTCCTGTCCTCCATCTGGGGAATGCGTTGTCGTCCAATGACTGTGTCAATCTCCTGCTGCATGTGCTCCTGAATGTTGGGGAATTTGATGAGCACTATGAGGGCGTATCTGAGAGTGGTGCTGGTGGTCTCTGTTCCTGCCAGATAGAAGTTCAACACTGTGGACACCAGGTTCTCATAATGGAACTCAGAGGAGGACACATCCTTCTCCTGGTTGAGTTTGGTAAGGAAGCAGTCTATGAAGTCTCTAGGGTTACCTCGGTCCATGGTTTCCTGGTGCTCATGGATCTTTTTCAGCACAAAACCTCTCAGCTCGTCCACCTGGCCGAACACGACTTGCTGCCGACCAGGCAGGCGTTCCATCAGCATCTGAtattttttttgtgcatatggaacatttctggatattttatttcagctcatgaaacatgggaccaacactttacatgttgcatttatatttttgttcactgtataACTGATCTTAAATCCGCAAATAAACAGTAAACCCAAAGAACTAGCAGAAAGACGCCTTCCAAATTAAAACGGTGCATCACTTTTCCTCTCTACCCGACCACCATATAATGTTATCTACAAATTACTTTTAATTAAatgtaaattgtagacctgtgtAGCGTTCAtcgtgaggagaaagagaggaggaccaagatgcagcgtggtgagtattcatattccttttaatgaaaaccgaatactcgaacaaaacaacaaaataactataaccgagaataacacgaaacgaaacagtcctgtctggtgacatacacaaagacacaggaacaatcacccacaacccacaatacaaaacaggctacctaaatatggttcccaatcagagacaacgactaacacctgcctctgattgagaaccatatcaggccaaacacatagaaacagacaaactagacatacaacatagaatgcccactcagatcacaccctgaccaaagaaaacatagaaacatacaacgcaaactatggtcaggccGTGACAACCTGTCCCCAAGGGGTGCTTCCAAAGCGCAGTATGGCTGAGAGGATGTTGAGCAAATGCAGGAAGTTGTCATCCTTGTAGCCGAAGCGCTGGCCGAACACCAGGGAGCAGATGACGTTGGACACGGTGCGACTCAGGAAGGGCTGGGGGTCAAAGGGCACAGCTTTAGTGCCGTCCAGACTCTCTATGAGATGTTGGCTCTCCTCCTGTATCCACTCTTCCATTCTCTTACGGCCCATCCCAAAGTCTCTCAGTGTGGTCAGGGTGAAACAACGCAGCTTGCACCAACGCTCCCCGTTACTGATGGCCAGGCCGTATCCCCTGGTAGCTCGGACCAGAAAGGGGACGGGAGCTCGTCCTATGAAGTCCTCAGCCTGGTCCACCAGAGACTCCTTGACCTCCTCGTACCCCACCAGCACCACAGATACACTGTCATCACTGGCCCATACATACCACTCCACTTGGTGAGGGTCTTGAAGGGGGCCTGTTTGTCCATCTGAAGCAGGTTGCCTAGCAGCGGCAGAGCGCGGGGTCCGGGGGGAAGACGgatatgtctctgtctcctcagcAACCACAGTAGAACCAACACCACGCATCTCCATTACTCCGGCAGGCAAAACAACAATGTGGCTTGTTCttgttctcttcttcttcttctgtattcTTCTTTATTCTTTTTCAACCCACCTCTCTTTATCTACACCTCTCTTTAGTGTTTTCTTTCTCTCAGTGCAGCAGTGGCTGTCTGTCACTGTTGCatgcctgactgtgtgtgtgagtgtctgtgtgtgagttgaAGATGTTTGCAGAGATAAGTGGGTGTGTTGAAACTTGTCTGGGACAGTGGTAAACAACAGatcatttgattggctgctgaCATCACAATCACGTGACTGCACCTTGACCACCAAACAATTTATGCTTCTCAGGCCAATGTAAACAAGGCAGATGACAGTGCAGAAAACCCAAAGAGTGGAAAGGACTGATATCTAATACTGTGTCTGTCTAGGTtttaaagcatttatttttattaaacggAATACAACAAGGATAATAAGGATAATAACAAGACAACCATAAAAAACTGAGGACGATGTACATGACAATAttctgtggcgtacagcaggtcagccaccagggggagacttgtcgaggcctggtgacagacgaaGTGTatatcacgaggcgatggctccatctgctggacatgccaggtctcgacgggctctccggccaggactaattgtgTCTGATTgggagttggtgagtaatcaagggctgattgctcaccagctgtgcaagtcccataaagctgccagaagggcagcacacaggggagAGTCGGGGAAGAAAGGACTCCCGTATAGTTGGGGACGGTTGCAGAGGTATGAGGAGGGAGTTGAGTTTTTGTGCCCGACAGGATACAGGAAGACCCGAAGCCCAGAAGAcagtatcccggagagggtctcatgggggagacctatccttttctttttgatttattatttaaattattaaattaaattatttaaaagGTGCCAtaaagaacagggctccgggcagccgagcggaaatggaggaaaactcgcctccctgcggacctggcatcctttcactccctcctctctacattctcctcttctgtctctgctgctaaagccaatttctaccagtctaaattccaagcatctgcctctaaccctaggaagctcgtTGCcacccttcttcctccctcctgaatcctcctccccctcctccccctcctccctctctgctgatgacttctcaaccattttgaaaagaaggtcgacgacatccgatcctcgtttgctaagtcaaacgacaccgctggttctgctcacactgccctaccctgtgctttgacctctttctcccctctcttccagatGAAATCTCCGGTCTTGTGatggccggccgcccaacaacctgcccgcttgaccctatcccctctctcttctccagaccatttccggagaccttctcccttacctcacctcgctccaTCAACTCatttgaccgctggctacgtcccttcccgtcttcaagagagcgagagttgcaccccttctgaaaaaacctacaacTCGATCCTCTGATGTTCaacaaactacagaccagtatccttctttcttttctctcaaaaaTCTTGAAcgtccgtccttggccagctctcctgctatatctcttcagaatgaccttcttgatccaaatcagtcaggtttcaagactagtcattcaactgagactgctcttctctgggtcacggaggcgctccgcactgctaaagctaactctctctctctgctcttcatcttctagacctatcggctgccttttgaTACTGtgaaaccatcagatcctcctctccaccctcttccgactggcatctccggcgcgcccacgcttggattgcgtcctaccctGACAGGtcgtcctaccaggtggcgtggcgagaatctgtctctgcaccacgtgctctcaccactggtgtcccccagggctctgttctaggccctctcctattctcgctatacaccaagtcacttggctctgtcatatcctcacatggtctctcctatcattgctatgcagcgacacacacaattaatcttctcctttcccccctctgataaccaggtggtgaatcgcatctctgcatgtctggcagacatatcagtgtggatgacggatcaccacctcaagctgaacctcggcaagacgagctgctcttcctcccggaaggactgcccgttccatgatctcgccatcacggttgacaactcattggttcctcctcccagagtgctaagaaccttggcgtgatcctggagcaacaccctgtcgttctcaactaacatcaaggcggtgacccgttcctgtaggttcatgctctacaacattcgcagagtacgaccctgcctcacgcaggaagcgcgcaggtcctaatccaggccacttgtcatctcccgtctggattactgcaactcgctgttggctgggctccctgcctgtgccattaaacccctaaaactcatccagaacgccgcagcccgtctggttgttcaactttcccaagttctctcacgtcaccccgctcctccgctctctccactggcttccagttgaagctcgcatccgctacaacaGACCATGGTGGCTTGCCTacagctgtgaggggaacggcacctccgtaccttcaggctctgatcaggccctacacccaaacaagggcactgcgttcatccacctctggcctgctcggcctccctacctctgaggaagtacagttcccgctcagcccagtcaaaactgtttcgctgctctggcacccaatggtggaacaaactccctcacgaacgccaggtcagcggagtcaatcaccaccttccggagacacctgaaaccccacctctttaaggaatacctaggataggataaagtaatccttctaaccccctcccccttaaaagagttagatgcactattgtaaagtggttgttccactggatatcataaggtgaatgcaccaatttgtaagtcgctctggataagagcgtctgctaaatgacttaaatgtaaatgtaaatgtaaataaacacccttgaaaccgagctaatcctactctgtccgtgtctgatctgggtaaacgtcttgaccaattGCGGGCATTCTGATAACGTGGTCAGATCAGGGTTGACGTTTACACAGCATCAGCATGGACGAGTTGATAGCTCAGTTCGTCTGGGCCCAACAAGCACAACAGGCGGTCAGGAACGAACGCTGGAGGAACAGCGACTACAAAACGTCCGCCTCGTTGAGGAAATCAGGAAGCTGTAAGGAGGAGTGTCTCCTGAATCACATCCCAAACAGTTTTTAATCAAGCTAACGGAATACGATGACATCGAAACATACCTCTGTACGTTTGAACAGACAGCACTACGGGAAGGATGGCCAAGGCGGAAGTGGGCTAGTCTGTGGCCCCGTTCCTCTCTGGGAATGCCCAAAAGGCGTATTGGGACCTGAACGACGAAACAGGCGGCTAACTACGACGGAATCAAACGGGAGATACTCAGCCGCTACAGGTACAGCCTGGCCCATCGGGCTCAACGGTTCCACGACTGGAGGTTCGTATCCGACACATCCCCCCGAGCCCAGATGAGCGACCTACTGCGCGTCACCAGAGCATGGCTCCTAACCGACGTATCCACCCTCTCCATCCATCGACATAATGGTCCTGGATCGCTTCTTATGGGCGCTACCCCACGACATGAAGAGGGCAGCAAGTCTATGTGCGCTCCAGACCTTGGAAGTCctcctggaagcagtggagaTGCATCAGAACACTCAGGCCCTGCTGAGTGGTAGCCTGGACGAGTCGGCGACCCGTTCGAGGGGACGGAAGGACAGCCCCACCACTGTATCCCCCGAACCGACAGTCGGCAGGGCCAAAGGACCGCAAACGCATGGAGAGACGGCTGGGGTAGGGCCGACCCGCCACCGACGACCCCAGGTAGATGGAGACCAAAGGAGGAGTTTTGAGTGTGGCGCCCGGGGGCACATTGCCTGGAATTTCCCGGCTCGAGAGGAGTCGATGCCATCAGCTAGCCCCAGAGGCGAGGTGGGTCATGCCGTGAACTGTCACCTCCTGTTGGGCGCACCACAAATCAACTGCACCCATGGTCCCGGTGAAGGTTGACGGACACGACACGGAAGCGCTATTAGACTCCGGAAGTATGGTTACGCTTGTAACCACGAGCCTGCTGAACCAGGAGTCCGAACGGGGTAGGGAGATGTTCATGGTGACAAAGCGGTATCCAACCATATGGACCAACATCGTGACGCCGCAAGGGAGCTGCCAGATGATGGTGGGTGCAGTACCAGAGTTGCCGGTACCTCTCCTATTGGGACGGGATTGTCCGCTGTTCGCGGGCCGGCCGAAGAAGAGAGCGGGGACGACCCATCGCCTGTGCGAACCGGAAGCAACCAGCAACCTGTTAACCAACCTGTATCTACGGGGCCGGAKGGGGCACCGGAACCTAACCCCCCCCGGGGAACCACTGGAGGAGGAGCCCAGCCTCCCCCTCCTCGATTTCGAGGTGCCAGTCGAGACACCCGCTAGGGGCCAACTGAGGGGACAATTCGGGACGGCCCAGTGGGAG from Salvelinus sp. IW2-2015 linkage group LG14, ASM291031v2, whole genome shotgun sequence includes:
- the LOC111973583 gene encoding LOW QUALITY PROTEIN: cytochrome P450 2G1-like (The sequence of the model RefSeq protein was modified relative to this genomic sequence to represent the inferred CDS: inserted 3 bases in 2 codons), yielding MVEKSSAEREEGEEGEEDSGGRKKGGNELPRLYGTCTAGEQSALDYSPTPNQTQLVLAGEPVETWHVQQMEPSPRDIHFVCHQASTSLPLVADLLYATEYCHRCVVLVLLWLLRRQRHIRLPPGPRALPLLGNLLQMDKQAPFKTLTKWSGMYGPVMTVYLXVLVGYEEVKESLVDQAEDFIGRAPVPFLVRATRGYGLAISNGERWCKLRCFTLTTLRDFGMGRKRMEEWIQEESQHLIESLDGTKAVPFDPQPFLSRTVSNVICSLVFGQRFGYKDDNFLHLLNILSAILRFGSTPWGQVVTACIRNVPYAQKKYQMLMERLPGRQQVVFGQVDELRGFVLKKIHEHQETMDRGNPRDFIDCFLTKLNQEKDVSSSEFHYENLVSTVLNFYLAGTETTSTTLRYALIVLIKFPNIQEHMQQEIDTVIGRQRIPQMEDRKSLPFTDAVIHEVQRFLDIVPFNIPHYATKNISFRGYNIPQGTVIIPMVHSVLRDQDHWATPTTFNPDHFLDQNGNFQKNPAFLAFSAGKRACVGESLACMEIFVXLVSLLQRFSFSCPGGPDNINISPEFSSFANVPRRYQLIATRS